aaaaaaaaaaaaaaaaaaaaaagatttgtaacGAAAACCTTTTTTCTaacttgttttgtatttaaattaagtaaaccAATAACTTAAGTCGTTGATCGTTTTGTTACTAAATAAGAAACTGCCatcaataaacttaaaaatatagttatttatttgttttatttatgtcattATACCTAGGTACTCTCTCATGGTCTACTTAGATTATCTATACAGCCCTAGATCCATCTGATCGACCTTATCGATATAATGTAAGTACCTATGTTGATTCGTTGTTTACGCTTTGGTTAcattcactttaaaaaaaaattataatctttaatttgtaatatgACAAGTAAATAGGAAAATTTGATAACTATTACCATACtatgaatcatctgcaatagatagacacgggccaatgatgatgatgatgatgatgatgaccaTGAATATTTGGTAAACCTGAAAATTCCCCAGGTTGTTCACTCGGCTTAagtattttcgtaaaaataaaacatttgtggAAGCTAGATATAATAGGTAACAATGTTTCAATTAAATCTCGAATTGAATGTTGGTAGCTAACTAAAAGATTAAGCATAAGGGCTTCCTCCCATTATGTCAATGACGACAATCACATGCGTTTTTCTAATCATAAAAGTGGCCAGTgggtgataataaaataaatattaggtacctactcagGGTTCGTTTTGACGGTCATATTTGTACGTTAAACTTCGCTCAAGTTACAACATAAACCAACACCGCTTAGCGATTCTGTTACCACATAAACGGCTACAAAGATTCAgatgaaaaaaaatcacataattttgAATCGCTTTTGTTACAGTAAGAAAAAGAAAGTTTATTAGAATAGTTACcccaaaatattaaaaattccgATTTAATACAAATCTTACGTTTcgataaaaactatattttttatatgctaccgattgaaaaaaaaaactgtttctgTATAACAACAAAAcgttttaattatgtaaacGCCTACTGACACTCCTAGAAATAACGGAACGCAGATTTGACATTTGAATTTGATGGGTTGATACGTCCTGTCGTTCGATTATCGAATGATGAGTGAGCCAGTgtttttaactaataaatacgagtagaaattgtaaatatttcatgaaaaacgATGTCCGACATCAATATGGAAAAGTTCGCCGTGCCAGACTTTGTGCCCGAGCGCTACGTAAAGGAGCTGGCGAAGTCTTGCGTCGGAGGGGAGGAGCTCCAACAACAGAAGGAGAAGATACAAGGATTAGCCGAAGAGACCGCAAGTGCCCTCAAGAAAAATGTGTACGAGAACTACATGCAGTTCATCGAGACTGCGACGGAGATATCCCACCTAGAAGCCGAAATGTACAAGCTGTCGCACTTACTCAGTGAACAGCGTACTGTGCTCACTACACTATCCCACGCGTCAATTTTAGGTAACGAAAACGCGATATCTCGCGAATCACTCGACAATCACGACGTCGAAGCAGAACGTGCCGAGGAACAACGTAAAAACAAGCTCAACCTCATAGCTGAGAAGGTGGAGGGTTGTATGAACTTGTTGGATGTTCCCGAGCGGACGCTGCTACACGAAGGCGACTTACTAGAGATAGACGCCGAGGAGAACACTGCCCTGCAGAGAATgcatgtgtatttatttaatgattgcCTTATGTTGACTTCCTGGATATCAAATCGTAGAGGTCCTAATAGATATAAGTTCCAATGCAGTTATCCCATTAGTACTCTAGCAGTGGTGAATGTGCGGGACTTAGGGAGTGTCAAACAAGCTTTCAAAGTTCTAGCTTTTCCAGATACTAGAGTGTTTCAGTGCAACAGTTTTGCTATCAAGAAGGATTGGCTTGACAAGTTTGATGTGGCtaagaaaatttatattgaaaaggaaaattcaaaacaaaagaaaaaagacaGTCAAGATAAACCTAAGCCTGAGTCATTGGAGTCTCCCAGTCTCTCAGTGGAGGAGCTACCTTCTCCACAGGTTGCTCCACTGCCGGAGTGGCTCGCTGATGTTACAGAAGAGCTGGATGTGCTGATTGTTGAGAGACATTTTCAGAAAACATATGAGCTGATGGTGTCAGCACAAAAGGCACTAAACACTGAGGAATTTAAGAATCATCCTCAGAGGACTGAAATACTGAAAAGGATTGACCAGAAACAGAAGGTATTGATTGAAATATTGTTGAAGGAATTAGATGTTACTCATAACTGGAGTCCAAGAGGAGGTCTGCAGTCCTCCCGGCAGCCAGTACTCATACTTAATAAGTTTAATATGACCAGTCAAGCATGTGAGTTATTTCTAGCTATATGCAGTCATACAGTAAAAGTTCATGTGAAAGCGGTCCAATTAGAGGGATCTATCAATAGTTACGTAAAGCAAGTAGGAGAGGTATTCTTCTGCTCACTGAGTGATGCCTTAACAGAGTTCACTATGTTATTTCCTAAGAATAAAATTAGTGCTTTTGTAGTCTGGGCTAGCATGCAACTTAGAATGTTAATGAGTCAAATTATAAAGCAGGTGTTCACTCCGCAGTGTGCCTTAGACTCTGTGTTAGACTGTGTGCAGAGTCTCAGGGATCAGTGCACACTGTTCTGTGAG
The DNA window shown above is from Anticarsia gemmatalis isolate Benzon Research Colony breed Stoneville strain chromosome 20, ilAntGemm2 primary, whole genome shotgun sequence and carries:
- the Exo84 gene encoding exocyst complex component Exo84, with the translated sequence MSDINMEKFAVPDFVPERYVKELAKSCVGGEELQQQKEKIQGLAEETASALKKNVYENYMQFIETATEISHLEAEMYKLSHLLSEQRTVLTTLSHASILGNENAISRESLDNHDVEAERAEEQRKNKLNLIAEKVEGCMNLLDVPERTLLHEGDLLEIDAEENTALQRMHVYLFNDCLMLTSWISNRRGPNRYKFQCSYPISTLAVVNVRDLGSVKQAFKVLAFPDTRVFQCNSFAIKKDWLDKFDVAKKIYIEKENSKQKKKDSQDKPKPESLESPSLSVEELPSPQVAPLPEWLADVTEELDVLIVERHFQKTYELMVSAQKALNTEEFKNHPQRTEILKRIDQKQKVLIEILLKELDVTHNWSPRGGLQSSRQPVLILNKFNMTSQACELFLAICSHTVKVHVKAVQLEGSINSYVKQVGEVFFCSLSDALTEFTMLFPKNKISAFVVWASMQLRMLMSQIIKQVFTPQCALDSVLDCVQSLRDQCTLFCEFGLDLRFQMNSCLRSPIVKALREYKEKIVDSMKTKVSEDKWTPVNMHTKAGVNKFLSQMENLGLILAKYIINETWVDLSSSTIWFAQSVITVQKVGLKLVTKDTMEVLDECIFAVFNSRLMLSLGNDSSYAQKNFKFILDTVMPLMLRCYKEEVGYDNEKLVGLAKKFGYVAPPKKSNITKYTSNEYL